One window of the Synechococcus sp. CC9311 genome contains the following:
- a CDS encoding SOS response-associated peptidase: MCGRFALTADALQLPVAIRERMSDVHLSRYAPRELIRPSEPVLGLRQEEGKIDAALMLWGLIPSWAKDPSAGPRPINARSETVAEKSSFKAAWRHRRCLIPATGFFEKNHFVCRRDQRSFWIAGLWERWLGSDGSELDTCTILTTEPNALIQPLHDRMPVLIPDGLEEAWLASADAHDLRALEPLLMGWDPQGWKVEQIQRGEQEPFPSSIQGSLFDIN, translated from the coding sequence ATGTGTGGTCGTTTTGCTCTCACGGCAGATGCCCTTCAGCTTCCGGTGGCTATTCGGGAGCGGATGTCTGATGTGCACCTGTCGCGCTATGCGCCTCGAGAGCTCATTCGCCCTTCCGAGCCTGTGTTGGGATTGCGTCAAGAGGAGGGCAAGATCGACGCTGCGCTCATGCTTTGGGGTTTGATTCCCTCTTGGGCGAAAGACCCATCTGCCGGCCCTAGACCCATCAACGCCCGCTCGGAAACTGTCGCAGAGAAGTCAAGCTTCAAGGCGGCTTGGCGTCATCGGCGATGTTTGATCCCAGCCACAGGATTTTTCGAGAAAAACCACTTTGTTTGCCGTCGTGATCAACGTTCCTTTTGGATCGCTGGGTTGTGGGAACGCTGGCTTGGCTCAGATGGAAGTGAACTAGATACCTGCACGATTCTCACCACCGAGCCGAATGCTCTCATTCAGCCGCTTCATGATCGAATGCCTGTGTTAATTCCGGATGGTCTGGAGGAGGCCTGGCTAGCCAGCGCTGATGCGCATGACCTTCGGGCTCTAGAGCCACTCCTCATGGGTTGGGATCCTCAAGGTTGGAAGGTGGAGCAGATTCAACGGGGAGAGCAAGAACCCTTTCCATCGTCCATCCAGGGTTCCCTGTTTGACATCAACTGA